A stretch of the Glutamicibacter sp. JL.03c genome encodes the following:
- a CDS encoding asparaginase, which translates to MNPAPTQPQSTLLESPVLPKHEPLVVATRGTAVESIHYGSAVLLDAQGEVQASYGEPQAAYYPRSALKPLFAVGMLRAGLQLTDEQLALASASHSGAPIHQQVASSTLAAANLDETALRNSTDLPYGAAERADYLAAGGTATQLAQNCSGKHAALAALSELKGWDTANYLQDANLLQMLADTVEELTGEGIGGVSTDGCGTPVYLISLIGLARGFARLATADAGTPEARVASAMSSFPELVAGEGRDVTALMRAIPGAVAKDGFEGIQAVALPDGTALAVKIADGGDRARMPITIKLLTEHLGDSAGAALAELASSPAMGGGAPVGVLAAL; encoded by the coding sequence GTGAACCCCGCACCAACCCAGCCGCAGAGCACCCTGCTGGAATCCCCGGTACTTCCAAAGCATGAACCTTTGGTCGTCGCCACTCGGGGCACAGCGGTGGAGTCTATTCACTACGGCTCGGCAGTCCTTCTCGACGCCCAGGGAGAGGTGCAGGCCAGCTACGGGGAACCGCAGGCCGCCTACTACCCGCGCTCCGCGCTCAAGCCGCTATTCGCCGTGGGCATGCTGCGCGCCGGATTGCAGCTGACCGATGAGCAGCTGGCCCTGGCCTCGGCCAGCCACTCCGGCGCCCCGATCCACCAGCAGGTCGCCAGCTCCACCCTGGCCGCGGCCAACCTGGATGAGACCGCGCTGCGCAACTCCACCGACCTGCCCTACGGCGCGGCCGAACGCGCTGACTACCTGGCGGCCGGCGGCACCGCCACCCAACTGGCTCAGAACTGCTCGGGCAAGCACGCCGCCCTGGCTGCGCTGAGCGAACTGAAGGGCTGGGACACCGCGAACTACCTGCAGGATGCGAACCTGCTGCAGATGCTGGCGGATACCGTGGAAGAACTCACCGGCGAGGGCATCGGCGGCGTGAGCACCGATGGCTGCGGCACCCCGGTCTACCTGATCAGCCTGATCGGCCTGGCGCGTGGCTTTGCCCGCCTGGCAACGGCCGACGCCGGCACCCCCGAAGCCCGCGTGGCCTCAGCCATGTCCAGCTTCCCCGAGCTGGTGGCCGGCGAGGGCCGCGACGTCACCGCCCTGATGCGCGCCATCCCTGGCGCGGTGGCCAAGGACGGCTTCGAAGGCATCCAGGCCGTCGCCCTGCCCGATGGCACCGCGCTGGCTGTGAAGATCGCCGATGGCGGCGACCGGGCCCGCATGCCGATCACCATCAAGCTGCTCACCGAGCACCTCGGCGATTCGGCTGGCGCGGCTCTGGCCGAGTTGGCTAGCAGCCCGGCGATGGGCGGGGGCGCCCCGGTGGGCGTGCTGGCAGCACTCTAG
- a CDS encoding FadR/GntR family transcriptional regulator — protein sequence MNLSDSWTPGQQPIERRSAAEAVFHALRLAIEAQEIPLGSKLGSEAALAADYQVSRSVIREALRSCAALGLTRTETGRGTFVISHRPTRELKLGTFSSDDLLEARPHIEIPAATLAATRRTAEDLERISGLIEQMDQEDDAVAWVELDAAFHAAIARASGNSVFTKVVADIREAMARQSETVNLVAGRRNPSNEEHQAIYRAIEAQDPEAATQAMSDHLNAVQHAVSRIVRSNK from the coding sequence GTGAACCTGTCAGACAGCTGGACACCCGGACAGCAGCCGATCGAGCGACGCTCCGCTGCCGAAGCCGTATTCCACGCACTCCGCCTAGCCATTGAAGCCCAGGAAATCCCTCTCGGGAGCAAGCTGGGCTCCGAAGCGGCCCTCGCCGCCGACTACCAGGTCAGCCGCTCGGTGATCCGCGAAGCGCTGCGCTCCTGCGCCGCCCTGGGATTGACCCGCACCGAAACCGGCCGCGGCACCTTCGTCATCTCCCACCGGCCCACCCGTGAGCTGAAGCTGGGCACGTTCTCCTCCGACGACCTGCTCGAGGCCCGCCCGCATATCGAAATCCCGGCCGCCACGCTGGCCGCCACCCGGCGCACCGCCGAGGATCTGGAACGCATCAGCGGGCTGATCGAGCAAATGGACCAGGAAGACGACGCGGTCGCCTGGGTTGAACTCGACGCAGCCTTCCACGCAGCGATTGCCCGCGCCAGCGGCAATTCGGTCTTCACCAAGGTGGTGGCCGATATCCGCGAAGCCATGGCCCGTCAGTCCGAAACCGTGAACCTCGTCGCCGGACGCCGCAATCCCTCCAATGAAGAGCATCAGGCCATCTACCGGGCCATTGAAGCCCAGGATCCAGAAGCCGCGACGCAGGCCATGAGCGATCACCTCAACGCAGTACAGCACGCAGTATCCAGAATCGTCAGGAGCAATAAGTGA
- a CDS encoding DUF2599 domain-containing protein translates to MTGIVAPLSHAKEVDSTNSALASVGEMVTDQNFAVTKTSAAFVADSEESSVLITANPAKPVVYEDSSNTMKLQVKLPNAAKASQGKRSDLGGVTFDNFDDSTSTVLPKADGSLQIATVIESSDAPKDYEYTVASNSGGKMVLERDGSVSILDNNGEWEAGVARPWAKDANGNEIPTEYRIVGDKLIQHVAFDNDTDFPVVADPWLGYNLISKTSWARDLWQYSPTLRVYPTSFGRYHAGLAARWAAWSETLSKTARKGWPNPDTTSMKNQFLCHFDVVRLRAPNKEYWGLDSRLPNRGYWGHVKKNCN, encoded by the coding sequence ATGACTGGCATAGTCGCACCGCTTTCGCACGCTAAAGAAGTTGACAGCACTAATTCAGCCCTTGCTTCCGTTGGAGAAATGGTCACTGACCAAAATTTTGCGGTCACCAAAACTAGCGCTGCATTTGTTGCCGATTCAGAGGAATCCTCTGTACTGATCACCGCCAACCCCGCAAAGCCAGTAGTTTACGAGGACTCCTCGAATACAATGAAGCTACAAGTCAAGCTCCCGAATGCAGCTAAGGCATCCCAGGGGAAAAGATCCGACTTGGGCGGTGTCACCTTTGACAACTTCGACGACAGCACGAGCACCGTCCTCCCAAAAGCGGACGGTTCTCTGCAAATCGCTACCGTTATTGAATCGAGCGATGCTCCAAAGGACTACGAGTACACAGTCGCCAGTAACTCTGGAGGGAAAATGGTACTGGAGCGTGATGGGAGTGTCTCCATCCTTGACAATAACGGAGAATGGGAAGCTGGCGTTGCGCGCCCATGGGCAAAGGATGCTAACGGCAATGAAATTCCGACAGAGTACCGGATCGTTGGCGACAAACTGATACAGCATGTTGCTTTTGATAACGACACAGACTTTCCTGTTGTCGCCGATCCTTGGCTGGGATATAACTTGATCAGCAAAACCTCATGGGCCAGAGATCTTTGGCAATATAGTCCCACGTTGAGGGTCTATCCAACTTCGTTTGGCCGTTACCACGCCGGGCTGGCTGCCAGGTGGGCTGCTTGGTCTGAGACTCTGTCTAAGACGGCACGAAAAGGGTGGCCCAACCCAGACACGACTTCAATGAAAAATCAGTTTCTTTGCCATTTCGATGTTGTTCGTCTTCGAGCACCTAATAAAGAATACTGGGGGTTGGACTCACGGCTTCCGAATCGCGGATACTGGGGACACGTGAAGAAGAACTGTAACTAG
- a CDS encoding DUF5129 domain-containing protein, with translation MAARLMHDSMGRRLRRPYQWTAFVALLLAVVTAMLGVRAVFAVHAASVPLPYEVTVQVQGEHDFNITQERVNAELAEHPVRSSQPLTVILVDRWLTGDETLRGQVPDGQIIISSKMENLDPKNTEADERFSGVAVAEYLAGSKDERTDARYDIENAFTKNVSVGHGAKAVVAAAHTASVALDRSPTSSVMFWFSVVGLSAMLTAAFLVPALRFRSRWESRHRRLAVAQRKLARVVLDLEALEATYVATDESKRPEGFTTAWDQLQKLSLNAARNEDPLVAAIFDGEQCLAEKTGEQLAGFEATARKLTTLADSLMGAGSVHARLAGTGSTFDQLSTPINDAATELLIRLDNAPGKMVDGADLEALRKALGTFLDAAQEDAKQNNAVQAWASAEEGLSRIAARVIRQLRRYPHGKRPPIPEVAAGHNQLRSTLGLAPVSQQGALHQLQVANSVARSILGDTLSTDQGQKIETKRASRLAALLDRFAAARPGGTDEPGKLSRAKIIGLLAVLLCASLIAAGSVVYNATKKPRATYDGSGQGMVLEIDDKNGLVDESEIRKYMEEDFEVEQHLLVAVRDAESYLELQAMEGSEYRESTPRSVQQAIWRIKNEYQDRMDPGDQELPENLTIIPLLITDEGKGIMPGLISGAVISGTASWGSTIGWDYGSIHESQYPSMEVAHAAEDFATVLKRAGYEEPDYNAALLFWILAFMFFFTVLNLIQLVAYLLGATSRINRFSRGSRTLDKSRRRLEQLALGLEDSQINAVAVLGSAESGRADEAGQRLFERALMMAWREAEELSTMSLSERLGSSFGARAEHLQRLVALLDERDADVAKRARDLVLASRGAGGDAPAKVVLPGQA, from the coding sequence ATGGCCGCACGGTTGATGCACGATTCCATGGGGCGCCGCTTGCGCAGGCCCTATCAATGGACGGCTTTCGTCGCGCTCCTCCTTGCGGTGGTTACCGCCATGCTGGGTGTTCGCGCGGTGTTCGCGGTCCACGCGGCCAGCGTGCCGCTGCCATATGAGGTCACCGTCCAGGTCCAGGGAGAGCACGATTTTAATATCACCCAGGAACGCGTCAACGCCGAGCTGGCTGAGCATCCGGTGCGTTCCTCGCAGCCGTTGACCGTGATCCTGGTGGACCGCTGGCTGACCGGCGATGAGACTCTTCGCGGCCAAGTTCCTGATGGCCAGATCATCATCTCGTCCAAAATGGAGAATCTTGATCCCAAGAACACGGAGGCGGATGAGCGTTTCAGCGGGGTGGCGGTGGCCGAGTACCTGGCCGGCAGCAAAGACGAGCGGACCGACGCCCGCTACGACATCGAGAATGCCTTCACCAAAAACGTCTCCGTAGGCCACGGCGCCAAAGCCGTGGTGGCCGCGGCGCATACCGCCTCGGTGGCGCTGGATCGATCCCCGACAAGTTCGGTTATGTTCTGGTTCTCGGTGGTGGGTCTGAGCGCCATGCTCACAGCCGCGTTCCTCGTGCCAGCGTTGCGTTTCCGTTCGCGGTGGGAGTCCCGGCATCGCCGGCTGGCCGTAGCCCAACGCAAGCTGGCCCGCGTGGTGCTGGATCTGGAAGCCTTGGAAGCCACCTACGTCGCCACCGATGAGTCGAAGCGCCCCGAAGGGTTCACCACAGCCTGGGACCAGTTGCAGAAGCTGTCCCTGAATGCGGCCCGCAATGAAGATCCGCTGGTGGCGGCGATCTTCGATGGCGAACAATGCCTGGCTGAGAAGACCGGGGAACAGCTCGCCGGGTTTGAAGCAACTGCCCGAAAGCTCACCACGCTGGCCGACAGCCTCATGGGTGCCGGGTCGGTCCATGCGCGCCTGGCCGGCACCGGGTCCACCTTCGATCAGCTCAGTACCCCGATCAATGATGCCGCCACAGAACTGCTGATCCGCTTGGACAACGCCCCCGGGAAAATGGTGGATGGCGCCGATCTGGAAGCGCTTCGCAAAGCCCTGGGCACCTTTCTGGATGCCGCACAGGAAGATGCCAAGCAGAACAACGCGGTGCAAGCCTGGGCGAGCGCCGAAGAAGGATTGTCACGGATTGCTGCTCGGGTCATCCGCCAGTTGCGCCGCTATCCCCATGGGAAGCGTCCACCGATCCCCGAGGTGGCGGCAGGGCACAACCAACTGCGCTCGACCCTGGGTTTGGCACCGGTCTCGCAACAGGGTGCCTTGCATCAATTGCAGGTGGCCAACAGCGTCGCTCGGTCAATTCTCGGCGATACGCTCAGCACCGATCAAGGCCAGAAAATAGAAACCAAGCGCGCCTCGCGGCTAGCTGCACTGCTGGACAGATTCGCAGCGGCACGTCCCGGCGGCACAGATGAACCGGGCAAGCTCAGCCGAGCCAAGATCATTGGACTGCTCGCCGTACTGTTGTGCGCCAGTTTGATTGCCGCCGGAAGCGTCGTCTATAACGCCACCAAAAAACCTCGGGCCACCTATGACGGCTCGGGCCAGGGCATGGTGCTGGAAATCGATGACAAGAACGGACTGGTTGATGAATCCGAGATCCGCAAGTACATGGAAGAGGACTTCGAGGTAGAACAGCACCTCTTGGTGGCGGTACGTGATGCTGAATCATACTTGGAATTGCAAGCCATGGAAGGCTCCGAATATCGCGAGTCAACTCCGCGCAGCGTGCAGCAGGCGATTTGGCGGATCAAGAACGAGTACCAGGATCGCATGGATCCGGGCGATCAGGAATTGCCTGAAAACCTGACCATTATTCCCTTGCTGATCACCGATGAAGGCAAGGGCATCATGCCTGGGCTGATTTCAGGCGCAGTGATCAGCGGAACCGCCTCGTGGGGATCCACGATCGGGTGGGACTACGGGAGCATCCATGAATCCCAATACCCGTCTATGGAAGTGGCCCATGCCGCGGAAGACTTCGCGACGGTGCTCAAGCGGGCAGGATACGAGGAGCCCGACTACAACGCGGCCTTGCTGTTCTGGATCCTCGCGTTCATGTTCTTCTTCACCGTGCTCAACCTGATCCAGCTTGTTGCCTACCTGTTGGGTGCGACGTCGCGGATCAACCGGTTCTCCCGCGGTTCACGGACCCTGGATAAGAGCCGCAGGCGTTTGGAACAGCTGGCTTTGGGGCTGGAGGATTCGCAGATCAACGCGGTGGCCGTGTTGGGTTCCGCCGAGTCCGGCCGGGCGGATGAGGCCGGGCAGCGTTTGTTCGAGCGTGCGCTGATGATGGCTTGGCGTGAAGCCGAAGAGCTGTCCACCATGAGCCTGTCCGAACGTCTTGGCTCCAGTTTCGGGGCACGAGCCGAGCACCTGCAGCGCCTGGTGGCATTGCTTGATGAACGAGATGCCGACGTGGCCAAGCGCGCCCGCGATCTGGTGCTGGCCAGCCGAGGTGCCGGCGGCGATGCGCCGGCGAAGGTGGTTTTGCCGGGGCAAGCGTAG
- a CDS encoding amino acid permease, translating into MDSSTPHATAAHVPDAALTAGDNDYHKGLSSRQMQMIAIGGAIGTGLFMGAGGRLADAGPGIVISYAVCGFFAFLILRALGELVMHRPSTGSFVSYAREFYGEKAAFATGWLYWLNWVMTAIVDITAVALYMGFFGKYVAWINAVPQWVWALLALAVVLTMNLISVKAFGEMEFWFALVKVVALVAFLIIGCYFVIFGTPVEGHDVGFSLITDNGGLLPNGFMPVLVLMQGVVFSYASIELIGTAAGEAKNPEKVMPKAINTVIIRIAVFYVGSLVLLSLLLPYTAYSSGESPFVTFFGSIGVQGMDVIMNLVVLTAALSSLNAGLYSTGRIMRSMSLNGSAPRFAGRMNKAGVPYGGIVITAVVAVLGVILNAIVPAAAFEIVLNFAAIGIIASWGMIVLCQMALVKSAKRGEQERPSFRMPLAPISGWVTLAFLVMVLVMMAFDNPVGTWTIASLVFIIPMIIGGWYLCRGRINELAKARMNAKAPVE; encoded by the coding sequence ATGGACTCATCCACCCCGCACGCCACAGCGGCACATGTGCCTGACGCCGCGCTTACCGCCGGCGACAATGATTACCACAAGGGCCTGTCCTCCCGGCAGATGCAGATGATTGCCATTGGCGGCGCCATCGGCACCGGCCTGTTCATGGGCGCCGGCGGCCGACTGGCCGATGCCGGTCCGGGCATTGTCATCAGCTACGCAGTTTGCGGCTTCTTCGCCTTCCTGATCCTGCGTGCGCTGGGTGAGCTGGTCATGCACCGCCCATCCACCGGCTCCTTCGTCTCCTACGCTCGCGAGTTCTACGGAGAGAAGGCCGCCTTCGCCACCGGTTGGCTGTACTGGCTGAACTGGGTGATGACCGCCATCGTGGACATCACCGCGGTGGCCCTGTATATGGGCTTCTTCGGCAAGTACGTGGCCTGGATCAACGCTGTGCCGCAGTGGGTCTGGGCGCTGCTGGCACTGGCAGTAGTGCTGACCATGAACCTGATCTCGGTCAAGGCCTTCGGCGAGATGGAATTCTGGTTCGCGCTGGTGAAGGTGGTCGCGCTGGTCGCCTTCCTGATCATCGGCTGCTACTTCGTCATCTTCGGCACCCCGGTGGAGGGCCACGACGTCGGCTTCTCGTTGATCACCGATAACGGCGGCCTGCTGCCCAACGGCTTCATGCCGGTGCTGGTATTGATGCAGGGCGTAGTCTTCTCCTACGCTTCGATCGAGCTGATCGGCACCGCCGCCGGCGAGGCTAAGAACCCCGAGAAGGTCATGCCCAAGGCCATCAACACCGTGATCATCCGCATCGCCGTGTTCTACGTCGGTTCCCTGGTCCTGCTCTCGCTGCTGCTGCCTTACACCGCCTACAGCTCGGGCGAATCCCCGTTCGTGACCTTCTTCGGTTCCATCGGCGTGCAGGGCATGGACGTCATCATGAACCTGGTGGTGCTCACCGCGGCGCTGTCCTCGCTGAATGCCGGCCTGTACTCCACCGGCCGCATCATGCGCTCGATGTCGCTGAACGGCTCGGCTCCGCGCTTCGCCGGGCGCATGAACAAGGCTGGCGTGCCATACGGCGGCATCGTGATCACCGCCGTGGTGGCAGTGCTCGGTGTTATCCTGAACGCCATCGTTCCCGCTGCGGCCTTCGAGATCGTGCTGAACTTTGCCGCCATCGGCATCATCGCTTCCTGGGGCATGATCGTGCTGTGCCAGATGGCCTTGGTGAAGTCGGCCAAGCGCGGCGAGCAGGAGCGCCCGAGCTTCCGCATGCCGCTGGCTCCGATTTCCGGCTGGGTCACCCTGGCCTTCCTGGTCATGGTGCTGGTCATGATGGCCTTCGATAACCCGGTAGGCACCTGGACCATTGCCTCGCTGGTCTTCATCATCCCGATGATCATCGGCGGCTGGTACCTGTGCCGCGGCCGCATCAACGAGCTGGCCAAGGCCCGCATGAACGCCAAGGCTCCCGTGGAGTAA
- a CDS encoding SRPBCC family protein, which translates to MVDVSTSIVIDRPLSVVAGYTMNPLNAPAWYQNIRSVRRLDQDDFGLGSRTAFEARFLGRDLSYTYEVTTLLEDRQLVMATAQGPFPMRTTYRFEAVGPHGHPGRIAQ; encoded by the coding sequence CACCAGCATCGTGATCGACCGGCCGCTATCCGTCGTGGCCGGCTACACGATGAACCCTTTGAATGCTCCGGCGTGGTATCAGAATATCCGCTCGGTGCGGCGGCTGGACCAGGACGATTTCGGGCTCGGCTCCCGAACCGCGTTCGAGGCTCGCTTCCTCGGACGGGACCTCTCGTACACCTATGAGGTCACCACGTTGCTGGAGGACAGGCAGCTGGTCATGGCCACCGCCCAAGGCCCCTTTCCGATGCGCACCACTTATCGATTCGAAGCAGTGGGCCCCCACGGCCACCCGGGTCGAATTGCGCAATGA
- a CDS encoding aspartate ammonia-lyase produces the protein MSETLLSGETRSEHDLIGDLDIPVEAYWGVHTLRAKNNFNITGTTLAGNPHLIRALARVKQAAARANHELGLLDADRARAIDQACESIAQGSLHDQFILDPIQGGAGTSTNMNANEVIANLALEILGHHKGEYQYLHPNDHVNLSQSTNDAYPTAVNIATHFATQPLLAAIEVLQDSCSAKAAEFRTVVKMGRTQLQDAVPMTVGQEFRGWAVTLGEDRARLAESLSLVTEINLGATAIGTGLNAPAGYAEAACRHLRELTGLPLTTSPDLIEATSDVGAFVHLSGVLKRVALKISKICNDLRLLSSGPRAGLNDIQLPAVQSGSSIMPGKVNPVIPEVVNQIAYQVVGHDLTVTMAAEGGQLQLNAFEPVIAHSIGLSLKHLTNGCLTLAEKCIDGITVDEAALRREVENSIGLVTALNPRLGYAASTSVALEALHTGRGVAELVLERGLLSAQDLNELLSPERLANLSD, from the coding sequence ATGTCTGAAACCTTGCTCAGCGGCGAAACGCGTAGCGAGCATGATCTGATTGGCGACCTCGACATCCCTGTGGAGGCCTACTGGGGCGTGCACACCCTGCGCGCCAAGAACAACTTCAACATCACCGGCACCACCCTGGCTGGCAACCCGCACCTGATCCGCGCACTGGCGCGCGTGAAGCAGGCCGCCGCCCGGGCCAACCACGAGCTGGGACTGCTGGACGCCGACCGCGCCCGGGCCATCGACCAGGCCTGCGAGTCCATCGCCCAGGGTTCCCTGCATGACCAGTTCATCCTGGACCCGATCCAGGGCGGCGCTGGCACCAGCACCAATATGAACGCCAACGAGGTCATCGCGAACCTGGCACTGGAAATCCTGGGCCATCACAAGGGCGAGTACCAGTACCTGCACCCGAACGACCACGTGAACCTGTCGCAGTCCACCAATGACGCGTACCCGACCGCGGTGAACATCGCCACCCACTTCGCCACCCAGCCGCTGCTCGCAGCCATCGAGGTGCTCCAGGATTCGTGCAGCGCCAAGGCCGCCGAATTCCGCACCGTGGTGAAGATGGGGCGCACCCAGCTGCAGGATGCCGTGCCGATGACCGTGGGCCAGGAGTTCCGCGGCTGGGCCGTGACCCTGGGCGAGGACCGGGCCCGTTTGGCCGAGTCGCTGTCGCTGGTCACCGAGATCAACCTGGGCGCCACCGCCATCGGCACCGGCCTGAACGCGCCGGCCGGCTACGCCGAAGCAGCCTGCCGCCACCTGCGCGAGCTGACCGGGCTGCCGCTGACCACCAGCCCGGACCTGATCGAAGCCACCAGTGATGTGGGCGCCTTCGTGCACCTCTCCGGTGTGCTCAAGCGCGTGGCCTTGAAGATCTCCAAGATCTGCAACGACCTGCGCCTGCTCTCCTCCGGCCCGCGCGCCGGCCTGAACGATATCCAGCTGCCTGCCGTGCAGTCCGGTTCATCGATCATGCCCGGCAAGGTCAACCCGGTGATCCCGGAAGTCGTCAACCAGATCGCCTACCAGGTGGTCGGCCACGATCTGACCGTGACCATGGCAGCCGAAGGCGGCCAGCTGCAGCTGAACGCCTTCGAACCGGTGATCGCCCACTCGATCGGCCTCTCGCTCAAGCACCTGACCAATGGCTGCTTGACCCTGGCCGAAAAGTGCATCGACGGCATCACCGTCGATGAAGCAGCGCTGCGCCGCGAGGTGGAGAACTCCATCGGCTTGGTGACCGCGCTGAACCCCCGTTTGGGCTACGCAGCCAGCACCTCGGTCGCTTTGGAAGCGTTGCACACTGGACGCGGCGTGGCAGAGCTGGTGCTCGAACGCGGGCTGCTCTCCGCACAAGACCTCAACGAGCTGCTCTCCCCCGAGCGCCTCGCAAACCTCTCCGACTAG
- a CDS encoding S9 family peptidase: protein MDSYISMPRLGGLALSPDGTRLVTTLSTLSEDETSYDSALWFIDPKGQTPARRLTFGENGESQPQFTANGDLLFVAKRSSKDDAQSEGWLLPTGGGEARPVISHPAGVQSLRVCEQSPQTIVLRTSAHARAKDLEAEEKLRKDRKDKKVSAILHTGYPVRYWDHDLGPSTPHLYTGVLPGQQEASRAELTDLTPGICANLQETSFDVAPNGDFLVTEWNVNEGRASLAPGIMRIDLHTGAQDLLLAPDDTYEYTIGKISPDSKELAYARWHRSTAETAPVFELWLMHLADGSTHQIAAGWDRWVNDIQWVPNGRSLLLTADDNGHSPIFHLSLYNDKITRLTDEGSFTDVAISRDSRTAYALRSSYLYPAEPVAVDLTHVHELEAGDFAEATQLLSPAERPALPGTLTEVSTTAEDGSVIRAWLALPDSASAQNKVPLLLWIHGGPLGSWNAWSWRWSPWLLVAHGYAVLLPDPALSTGYGQDFIQRGWGRWGQAPFTDLMAITDATEAREDIDETRTAAMGGSFGGYMANWVAGHTDRFKAIVTHASLWALEGFGKTTDAAFYWTREMSPEMREQNSPHHSIGNIVTPMLVIHGDKDYRVPIGEGLRLWYELLADSGLPQKEDGSTEHQFLYFPEENHWILSPQHAKIWYEVVTEFLSQKVLGNAPGELPELLG, encoded by the coding sequence TTGGATTCGTACATCTCAATGCCCCGGCTCGGCGGCCTGGCGCTCTCCCCCGATGGAACGCGCCTGGTCACCACCCTGAGCACTCTGTCCGAGGATGAAACCAGCTACGACAGCGCGCTATGGTTCATCGACCCCAAAGGGCAAACGCCTGCACGCCGGTTAACCTTCGGCGAGAACGGCGAATCTCAGCCACAGTTCACCGCCAACGGCGACCTGCTTTTCGTCGCCAAGCGCTCCAGCAAGGACGACGCGCAATCCGAAGGCTGGCTGCTGCCCACCGGCGGCGGCGAAGCCCGCCCGGTCATTTCGCACCCGGCCGGGGTCCAGTCCCTGCGGGTCTGCGAGCAATCTCCGCAAACCATCGTGCTGCGCACCAGCGCCCACGCCCGCGCCAAGGATCTCGAGGCCGAAGAGAAACTGCGCAAGGACCGCAAGGACAAGAAGGTCTCCGCCATCCTGCATACCGGTTATCCGGTGCGCTACTGGGACCACGATCTGGGTCCTTCCACCCCGCACCTCTACACCGGCGTTTTGCCGGGTCAGCAGGAGGCTTCGCGCGCTGAGCTCACGGACCTCACCCCGGGCATCTGCGCCAATCTGCAAGAGACCTCCTTTGATGTCGCACCCAACGGGGATTTCCTGGTCACCGAATGGAATGTGAACGAGGGCCGCGCCTCCTTGGCGCCGGGGATCATGCGCATCGACCTGCACACCGGAGCCCAGGACCTGCTCTTGGCCCCGGATGACACCTACGAATACACCATCGGCAAGATCAGCCCGGACTCCAAGGAGCTGGCCTACGCACGCTGGCACCGCTCCACCGCGGAGACCGCCCCGGTCTTCGAACTGTGGCTGATGCACCTGGCCGATGGTTCCACCCACCAGATCGCCGCCGGCTGGGATCGCTGGGTCAACGACATCCAGTGGGTCCCCAATGGGCGTTCGCTGCTGCTCACCGCGGATGACAACGGGCACAGCCCGATCTTCCACCTGAGCCTGTACAACGACAAGATCACCCGGCTCACCGATGAAGGCAGCTTCACCGATGTGGCCATCAGCCGTGATTCACGCACCGCCTACGCGCTGCGCTCCAGTTACCTCTACCCGGCTGAGCCGGTGGCGGTGGATCTGACACACGTCCACGAACTCGAAGCCGGCGACTTCGCAGAAGCCACGCAGCTGCTCTCGCCCGCCGAGCGTCCTGCGCTTCCCGGCACCCTGACCGAAGTCAGCACCACCGCCGAAGATGGATCCGTCATCCGCGCTTGGCTGGCCCTGCCGGATTCGGCCTCGGCACAGAACAAGGTGCCGCTGCTGCTGTGGATCCATGGCGGACCGCTGGGTTCGTGGAATGCGTGGAGCTGGCGTTGGAGCCCCTGGCTGCTGGTGGCCCACGGCTACGCGGTCTTGCTGCCAGACCCCGCCCTGTCCACCGGCTACGGCCAGGACTTCATCCAGCGCGGCTGGGGCCGCTGGGGCCAAGCACCCTTTACGGATCTCATGGCCATCACCGATGCCACCGAAGCCCGCGAGGATATCGACGAAACACGCACCGCGGCGATGGGCGGTTCCTTCGGAGGCTACATGGCCAACTGGGTGGCCGGGCATACCGACCGCTTCAAGGCCATCGTCACCCACGCCAGCTTGTGGGCCTTGGAAGGCTTCGGCAAGACCACCGATGCGGCTTTCTACTGGACCCGCGAGATGAGCCCGGAAATGCGCGAGCAGAATTCCCCTCATCATTCGATCGGCAATATCGTCACCCCGATGCTGGTCATCCACGGCGACAAGGACTACCGGGTGCCCATCGGCGAGGGCTTGCGCCTATGGTACGAATTGCTGGCCGATTCAGGTCTGCCGCAAAAGGAAGACGGTAGCACTGAGCACCAGTTCCTGTACTTCCCGGAGGAGAACCACTGGATCCTCAGCCCGCAGCACGCGAAGATCTGGTACGAGGTGGTTACCGAGTTCCTCTCGCAGAAGGTCTTGGGCAACGCCCCTGGCGAGCTGCCTGAGCTCCTGGGCTAA